The following DNA comes from Teredinibacter haidensis.
AGCATTGTACAACCCAATATTCCACTGGAGTTAAAGTGGAATCCCTATTATCGCCCGGCCATAATGCGGCAGCTGCGCGAGCTTACGGAGCCAAACTGGCAATCGGATATTGTCCTGTGGCCGGAAGCTGCCATCCCGCTTATGTATAACGACGCGGACGATTTTATTGCCGAACTCGAAGCGCTGGCCAGCGAACACGGTACTGCGCTCATTAGCGGCATACTGTTCGACGACTTGGAAAAAAATAAGTATTACAACAGTATTTTCGGTGTGGGAGCAGCTGACAATATTTATTTTAAACAGCGCCTCGTGCCTTTTGGTGAATATGTTCCAATGGAAGAATACCTGCGCGGTCTGATTGATTTTTTTGATTTACCCAACTCCATTATTCACAAAGGCCCGGAAAACCAAGAGGGTATTCAGGTTGACGGCTACTCCATCGCACCCTATATTTGCTACGAAATTGTCTACCCGGATCTGGTGGCAAAAAATCTCGAAGACGCACGATTAATGATCACGATCAGCAACGACGCATGGTTTGGAGAATCCATAGGACCGCTACAGCACTTTGAAATGGCGAGAATGCGTGCACTGGAAAACGGCCGCTATCTCATTCGCGGTACCAATACAGGGCTTAGCGGCATTATTTCCCATAAGGGCGAAATCGTCTTACAGGGCACGCCCTTTATTCCAGAAGCTATTACCGGTGAAGTCTATTTAACTCAGGGAAAAACTCCTTTTACCTATACCCGCTCACTACCTATTATTGCCTTAAGCTTTATTTTTTTACTGGGAGCCTACCTTTCCAGAGCAAAGAACGTAACGAAATAAAGACTAGCACTGGTAGATACACGCTAACAGGCTGCTTAGAAACTACCCGCGTTGCTAGCCCACTGTTAACTAAACGAAACAAATCAAACAAAAACCTTTACGAGAACCCCCTTTTTTTACGTAAAAAATAAAAGGGGGGTTATTTTTTTTCCGTTTTCAGTTAACAATAACGCCACTAAGAATCAGGAATATAGCCATGCGCTTTCTGCGGACATTTTGCAACGCAAATTTTGGCATATACTGTAAAATTCACCTATTTGTATCAGCTCTAGCCAATACTTGAAGCGGGGAAAAAATGAAAAAAATTATAAGCCTCAAAACACTGTTCCTGATCCTGGTTGCTCTTTTTATCTTCTCTGCACTTGGCTATCTGGTTCGATGGTTTATGGCTCCCGACGACCGAGGCGCTAAACCTGCAGAGGCCGATTTTTTTGGCGACAGCGTTTCCAGCGTTATTTACCTCGACCAAAACTGGGGCGCTTACGATAGTCTTTGGTTTTACAATACCACCCAGGGCTCCGATTTAATTCCCTATGACCTTTTCCTGCACCTGGAGCAAGCTGACAATCAGGCGCTGTTCCGTGGAGAGGAAAACATATTGCGCTATCGCTATCTGGTGCAAAAACCCAGCTTCGACAACCCCGAGGGTTTACCCCTCGGTTTTGTAAAAGATCGCTACCAAGGCAAAGACTACATCGGTTTTACCTGCGCCGCCTGCCATACCAATCAGCTGAACTATCAAGGTGTGGGTATACGTATTGATGGTGGCCCAACACTGGCAGATATGGAGCAATTTCTCTTGGCTTTGGAGCGCGCGTTTAATGCCACCCTGCAGGACGACGCTAAACTGCAGCGCCTTAGCAACGCCCTCTTTAGCAAGACCGACACGCAAACCTTAACGCAAACACGCGAGCTCGTTACCCAGGCGCGAGACCGGCAGAAGCGCTACAACACTGCCAACCAACCATCTCACGGTGACCAGGTTGTTCACTATGGCTACGGCCGGCTCGATGCCTTTGGCCGCATATTCAACCGTATCCTGAGCCACCTGACACCAGAGGACCACGACAACTTTAACCCCGCCAGCGCGCCCGTGAGTTACCCCTTCCTGTGGGATACCCCTCAGCACGATTTTGTGCAGTGGAATGGCGTCAGCCAAAATGCCAAAACCGGCGCACTGGGCCGCAATGTCGGCGAAGTGATGGGCGTATTCGGAACAATGAATTTGAGCCACCTCACCAAGCAGAACGGCTACCCCTCATCAGTGGATGTGCGAAATATTATCCGTATGGAACGCCACTTGATGAAACTGGAATCGCCACTCTGGCCGGAGCAGCTGCCCGCCATCGACCAGGCAAAAGCCGAGCGCGGACGGGAAGTCTACGAGCAATACCGCTGCCAGCAGTGCCACTGGGATATCGATCGCAGCAACCCCAAGCGTACGATTAAGGCTCAAATGGCCTCCCTCCCCTACCTCGGCACCGACCCACAAGCAATGATGAATGCTGTTACCTACGCGGGAAAGAGCGGCTACTTTAACGGT
Coding sequences within:
- the lnt gene encoding apolipoprotein N-acyltransferase, whose protein sequence is MPIAKTENTHSPLLTRWPGDLLSLISGGLIFLSLAPYNFWPVAIAASGIFALSLNGLSNKLAWLRSFIFGLGMYSSGVSWVYISIHDFGYAPPWLAALMTFLFVAFLALVFSIPFYFYQRFLSRSKISMLLGFPAIWVLGEWSRSWLLTGFPWLFLGYGHSDTWLSGWAPIAGVYALSFLVVLTGTALFSLRNGGERKIPALALAGVLLLWLAGLGLKHVEWTRYTEADKRSVSIVQPNIPLELKWNPYYRPAIMRQLRELTEPNWQSDIVLWPEAAIPLMYNDADDFIAELEALASEHGTALISGILFDDLEKNKYYNSIFGVGAADNIYFKQRLVPFGEYVPMEEYLRGLIDFFDLPNSIIHKGPENQEGIQVDGYSIAPYICYEIVYPDLVAKNLEDARLMITISNDAWFGESIGPLQHFEMARMRALENGRYLIRGTNTGLSGIISHKGEIVLQGTPFIPEAITGEVYLTQGKTPFTYTRSLPIIALSFIFLLGAYLSRAKNVTK
- a CDS encoding di-heme-cytochrome C peroxidase, translating into MKKIISLKTLFLILVALFIFSALGYLVRWFMAPDDRGAKPAEADFFGDSVSSVIYLDQNWGAYDSLWFYNTTQGSDLIPYDLFLHLEQADNQALFRGEENILRYRYLVQKPSFDNPEGLPLGFVKDRYQGKDYIGFTCAACHTNQLNYQGVGIRIDGGPTLADMEQFLLALERAFNATLQDDAKLQRLSNALFSKTDTQTLTQTRELVTQARDRQKRYNTANQPSHGDQVVHYGYGRLDAFGRIFNRILSHLTPEDHDNFNPASAPVSYPFLWDTPQHDFVQWNGVSQNAKTGALGRNVGEVMGVFGTMNLSHLTKQNGYPSSVDVRNIIRMERHLMKLESPLWPEQLPAIDQAKAERGREVYEQYRCQQCHWDIDRSNPKRTIKAQMASLPYLGTDPQAMMNAVTYAGKSGYFNGMPVNHDEPAGAKFEVESKVLPLVAEAGRGVVTQPDMQKPAAYRGLLRMFDVLVSIMDNPAQTGDRHLNFEPNTNPAEYLLSYKGRPLNGIWATAPYLHNGSVQNLYELFLPQCSEQQIAEGAVEAKDCRSVTFTVGAREFDPINVGYLNRAEEDYPGLFVFDTRLPSNTNAGHEYAAGKTPVINLDKNGNPLRNPDNSYQVDVLPPINDKDRWALVEYLKTL